A DNA window from Vigna angularis cultivar LongXiaoDou No.4 chromosome 1, ASM1680809v1, whole genome shotgun sequence contains the following coding sequences:
- the LOC108322589 gene encoding uncharacterized protein LOC108322589 isoform X3 — translation MAKTRRGEKAAKAEADDSGDGLEIISVGSLYKGAWDKKYWTTSRGKDRYPYPVGYQAVRAYNGITFKMEICEGVNGPRFLISSDDGSSCSGKTPDQPWEEFQKKSCPRIKIWHGKRLSPRMDGLEFFGFKNQSIQRLLRELVTNVNEIAERSLVSPNTYEGVARADHDDCCPNVGTYPDLLLYLGKPHVTRKRSRCELKNKKLNVRARPQSPEFICSEPSNVKNEKSCGQGSSTTHYGSEVPEVHNHIKNRLEISNNKEVGAMPSEGTTGFLFSESCRAKELTENLSTEEPLHRSRYVELKMSNLLVKSEDNKLMQSHSKESVGCIDIDLCAPDTLDFVQENTLDSGPSEPDKNAYIKTACEITSGELLNAEHEKVVKSNSNRSEKGDFGSAGHDVANSMMSLLLPQAVPLLRSVSTDKELIISPADMPPSQVNSKDEHDKVGHSLEVASSDVIMIEAAQVEHGETIHGHTDPHSDTPNSEHMKCIVPDSFEYSQCDNYKTNQEMLSTDLAEAGRSSFNIEVCSQQFIGHDMPNITSTSHASVMDFEDIPQNFDVCIPESVLDDMSLEDRVSSGRREDKYIDVKENSAHVSLSYAQKDSPTAQDFTGGVSNAFSGDKFKLSTPQMSTTKDTLHSSEVILVNNSNDKQREPDEAAGLCVQTPQTCRDVLIGHSNLVEQSLATSQNPTPFAEQNKCLGTKEAQLISEPMPLQNEELKSNMGSSVKFVGCYLHPMPVSSLFLSTREDEVHVCVLCGQLTDQYRTLFTYKVAIAGPTLGCPSVMAHSSILLPDPKHMFIKDTLVETSGVQLTPGGQYIVLIGSIKTPNCREGKIDCSCSKCTSVLYEKNALKIVQVEHGYVSVVTTLKTVDNAHCILVCEPNRLVSVGESGKLQVWVMNSNWSEKTEHFIVPADGTASPGIVELKKGYCKL, via the exons ATGGCGAAGACTCGAAGAGGTGAGAAAGCAGCGAAAGCAGAAGCTGATGACAGTGGCGATGGCCTCGAAATAATCTCCGTCGGTTCACTCTACAAAGGAGCATGGGACAAGAAGTATTGGACTACCTCTAGG GGAAAAGATCGGTATCCATATCCTGTTGGTTATCAGGCTGTTCGAGCTTACAATGGGATCACTTTTAAGATGGAAATTTGTGAAGGTGTCAATGGCCCTAGATTTTTG ATCTCTTCTGATGATGGGAGTTCATGTTCTGGGAAAACGCCTGACCAACCATGGGAGGAATTTCAGAAGAAAAGTTGCCCCCGCATCAAGATTTGGCATGGAAAGAGACTTTCACCTAGGATGGATGGCTTGGAG TTTTTTGGGTTCAAAAATCAGTCTATCCAGAGGTTGCTCCGTGAACTGGTAACAAATGTAAATGAAATAGCAGAACGGAGCTTGGTATCCCCAAACACCTATGAGGGGGTTGCTAGAGCAGATCATGATGATTGCTGCCCAAATGTAGGCACATATCCTGATTTACTACTTTACCTCGGAAAACCACACGTTACAAGGAAGAGAAGCAGATGTgaactcaaaaacaaaaaattaaatgtacGAGCTAGACCTCAGTCTCCAGAATTCATATGTAGTGAACCTTCAAATGTAAAGAACGAGAAGAGTTGTGGTCAGGGGAGTTCTACAACCCATTATGGTTCAGAAGTACCTGAGGTCCACAATCATATAAAGAATCGTCTTGAAATTTCTAATAATAAAGAAGTGGGAGCTATGCCTTCTGAAGGGACAACTGGTTTTCTCTTTTCTGAAAGTTGCAGGGCTAAAGAACTAACTGAAAACTTGTCCACAGAAGAACCT CTTCATAGGTCGCGTTATGTGGAGTTGAAGATGTCTAATTTGTTGGTGAAATCAGAAGACAATAAACTAATGCAGTCACATTCTAAGGAGTCTGTAGGTTGTATTGACATTGATCTGTGTGCTCCTGATACCCTAGATTTTGTGCAAG AAAATACTCTTGATTCTGGCCCAAGTGAACCAGATAAAAATGCTTACATTAAGACAGCTTGTGAGATCACATCTGGAGAATTGTTAAATGCAGAGCATGAAAAAGTGGTCAAATCTAATTCAAATCGCTCTGAAAAAGGTGACTTTGGTTCAGCTGGCCATGATGTAGCAAACTCGATGATGTCACTTCTGCTTCCTCAGGCAGTTCCTCTACTGAGGTCTGTTTCAACAGATAAGGAGCTTATCATTAGTCCTGCAGATATGCCACCTTCTCAGGTCAATTCGAAGGACGAACATGATAAAGTCGGACATAGTTTGGAAGTAGCCTCATCTG ATGTAATAATGATAGAGGCTGCACAGGTGGAACATGGAGAGACGATACATGGGCATACAGACCCACATTCAGACACTCCTAATTCTGAACATATGAAGTGTATCGTTCCTGACAGTTTTGAATATAGTCAATGtgataattataaaactaatcaGGAAATGTTATCTACTGATCTTGCTGAAGCTGGTAGATCTAGTTTCAATATAGAAGTGTGTTCTCAGCAGTTTATTGGTCATGACATGCCAAACATAACATCCACAAGTCATGCTTCTGTGATGGACTTTGAAGACATTCCTCAGAATTTTGATGTATGCATTCCTGAATCTGTTCTAGATGACATGTCTCTTGAGGATCGGGTTAGTTCTGGAAGAAGGGAGGATAAGTATATAGATGTGAAAGAAAATTCAGCACATGTTAGTCTCAGTTATGCACAAAAGGACTCTCCAACTGCTCAGGATTTTACTGGAG GTGTTAGCAATGCATTCTCTGGGGACAAATTTAAACTTTCTACTCCTCAAATGTCTACTACCAAAGACACTTTACATTCCTCGGAAGTTATTCtagtaaacaattcaaatgataAACAACGTGAACCAGATGAGGCTGCAGGTTTGTGTGTTCAAACACCTCAAACTTGTAGGGATGTTCTGATTGGACATAGTAATCTAGTGGAACAAAGCCTAGCAACATCTCAGAATCCAACCCCGTTTGCTGAACAAAATAAGTGTCTTGGTACCAAAGAAGCTCAATTAATTTCAGAACCAATGCCACTGCAAAACGAGGAACTTAAGAGTAATATGGGAAGCAGTGTTAAGTTTGTGGGATGTTACTTGCACCCAATGCCTGTTTCATCATTATTTTTGAGCACAAGAGAGGATGAAGTCCATGTTTGTGTCTTATGTGGCCAACTGACAGATCAGTACAGGACCTTGTTTACTTACAAGGTAGCCATTGCTGGACCAACACTAGGATGCCCTTCTGTCATGGCTCACAGCTCAATACTGTTACCCGATCCAAAACATATGTTCATAAAGGAT ACTCTGGTGGAAACATCTGGGGTGCAGTTGACTCCTGGTGGACAGTATATTGTCTTAATAGGCAGCATAAAGACCCCCAATTGCAG GGAAGGAAAAATTGATTGTTCTTGCTCAAAATGTACATCAGTCTTGTATGAGAAGAATGCATTGAAGATTGTCCAAGTAGAACACGGTTATGTATCAGTTGTAACAACATTGAAAACGGTTGACAATGCGCATTGTATATTGGTGTGTGAACCTAACCGACTTGTTTCTGTTGGAGAGAGTGGGAAACTGCAGGTGTGGGTCATGAATTCAAATTGGAG TGAAAAAACAGAGCACTTCATTGTTCCAGCTGATGGCACGGCATCTCCTGGCATTGTGGAGTTGAAGAAG GGATATTGCAAATTGTAA
- the LOC108322589 gene encoding uncharacterized protein LOC108322589 isoform X2, with protein MAKTRRGEKAAKAEADDSGDGLEIISVGSLYKGAWDKKYWTTSRGKDRYPYPVGYQAVRAYNGITFKMEICEGVNGPRFLISSDDGSSCSGKTPDQPWEEFQKKSCPRIKIWHGKRLSPRMDGLEFFGFKNQSIQRLLRELVTNVNEIAERSLVSPNTYEGVARADHDDCCPNVGTYPDLLLYLGKPHVTRKRSRCELKNKKLNVRARPQSPEFICSEPSNVKNEKSCGQGSSTTHYGSEVPEVHNHIKNRLEISNNKEVGAMPSEGTTGFLFSESCRAKELTENLSTEEPLHRSRYVELKMSNLLVKSEDNKLMQSHSKESVGCIDIDLCAPDTLDFVQEHEKVVKSNSNRSEKGDFGSAGHDVANSMMSLLLPQAVPLLRSVSTDKELIISPADMPPSQVNSKDEHDKVGHSLEVASSDVIMIEAAQVEHGETIHGHTDPHSDTPNSEHMKCIVPDSFEYSQCDNYKTNQEMLSTDLAEAGRSSFNIEVCSQQFIGHDMPNITSTSHASVMDFEDIPQNFDVCIPESVLDDMSLEDRVSSGRREDKYIDVKENSAHVSLSYAQKDSPTAQDFTGGVSNAFSGDKFKLSTPQMSTTKDTLHSSEVILVNNSNDKQREPDEAAGLCVQTPQTCRDVLIGHSNLVEQSLATSQNPTPFAEQNKCLGTKEAQLISEPMPLQNEELKSNMGSSVKFVGCYLHPMPVSSLFLSTREDEVHVCVLCGQLTDQYRTLFTYKVAIAGPTLGCPSVMAHSSILLPDPKHMFIKDTLVETSGVQLTPGGQYIVLIGSIKTPNCREGKIDCSCSKCTSVLYEKNALKIVQVEHGYVSVVTTLKTVDNAHCILVCEPNRLVSVGESGKLQVWVMNSNWSEKTEHFIVPADGTASPGIVELKKVPKSTHLVVGFTSYGEFSLWDIANCNCVARFSAIKSPINEFFPISLFQWKTKDSGTHSYASMEEQADKLLKATNSWYTQQGETSWFSPLEEDVAMWLFVSTYSDQDCCQNPISTSSSFDIHTARSWRLALVMKNSINFGSPLDIRICGIGVSCGYGIVGTNEGVVYMWELSKGSKLDTLHHFQDGHVACVATDNSRGALGVAGGGQLLLYLHLAELDSD; from the exons ATGGCGAAGACTCGAAGAGGTGAGAAAGCAGCGAAAGCAGAAGCTGATGACAGTGGCGATGGCCTCGAAATAATCTCCGTCGGTTCACTCTACAAAGGAGCATGGGACAAGAAGTATTGGACTACCTCTAGG GGAAAAGATCGGTATCCATATCCTGTTGGTTATCAGGCTGTTCGAGCTTACAATGGGATCACTTTTAAGATGGAAATTTGTGAAGGTGTCAATGGCCCTAGATTTTTG ATCTCTTCTGATGATGGGAGTTCATGTTCTGGGAAAACGCCTGACCAACCATGGGAGGAATTTCAGAAGAAAAGTTGCCCCCGCATCAAGATTTGGCATGGAAAGAGACTTTCACCTAGGATGGATGGCTTGGAG TTTTTTGGGTTCAAAAATCAGTCTATCCAGAGGTTGCTCCGTGAACTGGTAACAAATGTAAATGAAATAGCAGAACGGAGCTTGGTATCCCCAAACACCTATGAGGGGGTTGCTAGAGCAGATCATGATGATTGCTGCCCAAATGTAGGCACATATCCTGATTTACTACTTTACCTCGGAAAACCACACGTTACAAGGAAGAGAAGCAGATGTgaactcaaaaacaaaaaattaaatgtacGAGCTAGACCTCAGTCTCCAGAATTCATATGTAGTGAACCTTCAAATGTAAAGAACGAGAAGAGTTGTGGTCAGGGGAGTTCTACAACCCATTATGGTTCAGAAGTACCTGAGGTCCACAATCATATAAAGAATCGTCTTGAAATTTCTAATAATAAAGAAGTGGGAGCTATGCCTTCTGAAGGGACAACTGGTTTTCTCTTTTCTGAAAGTTGCAGGGCTAAAGAACTAACTGAAAACTTGTCCACAGAAGAACCT CTTCATAGGTCGCGTTATGTGGAGTTGAAGATGTCTAATTTGTTGGTGAAATCAGAAGACAATAAACTAATGCAGTCACATTCTAAGGAGTCTGTAGGTTGTATTGACATTGATCTGTGTGCTCCTGATACCCTAGATTTTGTGCAAG AGCATGAAAAAGTGGTCAAATCTAATTCAAATCGCTCTGAAAAAGGTGACTTTGGTTCAGCTGGCCATGATGTAGCAAACTCGATGATGTCACTTCTGCTTCCTCAGGCAGTTCCTCTACTGAGGTCTGTTTCAACAGATAAGGAGCTTATCATTAGTCCTGCAGATATGCCACCTTCTCAGGTCAATTCGAAGGACGAACATGATAAAGTCGGACATAGTTTGGAAGTAGCCTCATCTG ATGTAATAATGATAGAGGCTGCACAGGTGGAACATGGAGAGACGATACATGGGCATACAGACCCACATTCAGACACTCCTAATTCTGAACATATGAAGTGTATCGTTCCTGACAGTTTTGAATATAGTCAATGtgataattataaaactaatcaGGAAATGTTATCTACTGATCTTGCTGAAGCTGGTAGATCTAGTTTCAATATAGAAGTGTGTTCTCAGCAGTTTATTGGTCATGACATGCCAAACATAACATCCACAAGTCATGCTTCTGTGATGGACTTTGAAGACATTCCTCAGAATTTTGATGTATGCATTCCTGAATCTGTTCTAGATGACATGTCTCTTGAGGATCGGGTTAGTTCTGGAAGAAGGGAGGATAAGTATATAGATGTGAAAGAAAATTCAGCACATGTTAGTCTCAGTTATGCACAAAAGGACTCTCCAACTGCTCAGGATTTTACTGGAG GTGTTAGCAATGCATTCTCTGGGGACAAATTTAAACTTTCTACTCCTCAAATGTCTACTACCAAAGACACTTTACATTCCTCGGAAGTTATTCtagtaaacaattcaaatgataAACAACGTGAACCAGATGAGGCTGCAGGTTTGTGTGTTCAAACACCTCAAACTTGTAGGGATGTTCTGATTGGACATAGTAATCTAGTGGAACAAAGCCTAGCAACATCTCAGAATCCAACCCCGTTTGCTGAACAAAATAAGTGTCTTGGTACCAAAGAAGCTCAATTAATTTCAGAACCAATGCCACTGCAAAACGAGGAACTTAAGAGTAATATGGGAAGCAGTGTTAAGTTTGTGGGATGTTACTTGCACCCAATGCCTGTTTCATCATTATTTTTGAGCACAAGAGAGGATGAAGTCCATGTTTGTGTCTTATGTGGCCAACTGACAGATCAGTACAGGACCTTGTTTACTTACAAGGTAGCCATTGCTGGACCAACACTAGGATGCCCTTCTGTCATGGCTCACAGCTCAATACTGTTACCCGATCCAAAACATATGTTCATAAAGGAT ACTCTGGTGGAAACATCTGGGGTGCAGTTGACTCCTGGTGGACAGTATATTGTCTTAATAGGCAGCATAAAGACCCCCAATTGCAG GGAAGGAAAAATTGATTGTTCTTGCTCAAAATGTACATCAGTCTTGTATGAGAAGAATGCATTGAAGATTGTCCAAGTAGAACACGGTTATGTATCAGTTGTAACAACATTGAAAACGGTTGACAATGCGCATTGTATATTGGTGTGTGAACCTAACCGACTTGTTTCTGTTGGAGAGAGTGGGAAACTGCAGGTGTGGGTCATGAATTCAAATTGGAG TGAAAAAACAGAGCACTTCATTGTTCCAGCTGATGGCACGGCATCTCCTGGCATTGTGGAGTTGAAGAAGGTTCCTAAGTCTACTCATTTAGTTGTTGGTTTTACTAGCTATGGGGAATTTAGTTTATG GGATATTGCAAATTGTAATTGTGTAGCAAGATTCTCCGCTATAAAAAGTCCAATAAATGAGTTCTTTCCAATAAGCTTGTTCCAGTGGAAAACAAAAGACTCAGGTACTCACAGCTATGCCAGCATGGAGGAGCAGGCTGATAAACTTTTAAAAGCAACCAATTCGTGGTACACACAGCAAGGAGAGACCTCTTGGTTTTCACCATTAGAGGAAGATGTTGCTATGTGGCTTTTTGTCTCGACTTACTCTGATCAGGATTGTTGCCAAAATCCTATTTCAACTTCAAGCAGTTTTGATATACATACAGCTAGAAGTTGGAGGCTTGCACTTGTAATGAAAAATAGCATAAATTTTGGAAGTCCCTTGGATATAAG
- the LOC108322589 gene encoding uncharacterized protein LOC108322589 isoform X1, with the protein MAKTRRGEKAAKAEADDSGDGLEIISVGSLYKGAWDKKYWTTSRGKDRYPYPVGYQAVRAYNGITFKMEICEGVNGPRFLISSDDGSSCSGKTPDQPWEEFQKKSCPRIKIWHGKRLSPRMDGLEFFGFKNQSIQRLLRELVTNVNEIAERSLVSPNTYEGVARADHDDCCPNVGTYPDLLLYLGKPHVTRKRSRCELKNKKLNVRARPQSPEFICSEPSNVKNEKSCGQGSSTTHYGSEVPEVHNHIKNRLEISNNKEVGAMPSEGTTGFLFSESCRAKELTENLSTEEPLHRSRYVELKMSNLLVKSEDNKLMQSHSKESVGCIDIDLCAPDTLDFVQENTLDSGPSEPDKNAYIKTACEITSGELLNAEHEKVVKSNSNRSEKGDFGSAGHDVANSMMSLLLPQAVPLLRSVSTDKELIISPADMPPSQVNSKDEHDKVGHSLEVASSDVIMIEAAQVEHGETIHGHTDPHSDTPNSEHMKCIVPDSFEYSQCDNYKTNQEMLSTDLAEAGRSSFNIEVCSQQFIGHDMPNITSTSHASVMDFEDIPQNFDVCIPESVLDDMSLEDRVSSGRREDKYIDVKENSAHVSLSYAQKDSPTAQDFTGGVSNAFSGDKFKLSTPQMSTTKDTLHSSEVILVNNSNDKQREPDEAAGLCVQTPQTCRDVLIGHSNLVEQSLATSQNPTPFAEQNKCLGTKEAQLISEPMPLQNEELKSNMGSSVKFVGCYLHPMPVSSLFLSTREDEVHVCVLCGQLTDQYRTLFTYKVAIAGPTLGCPSVMAHSSILLPDPKHMFIKDTLVETSGVQLTPGGQYIVLIGSIKTPNCREGKIDCSCSKCTSVLYEKNALKIVQVEHGYVSVVTTLKTVDNAHCILVCEPNRLVSVGESGKLQVWVMNSNWSEKTEHFIVPADGTASPGIVELKKVPKSTHLVVGFTSYGEFSLWDIANCNCVARFSAIKSPINEFFPISLFQWKTKDSGTHSYASMEEQADKLLKATNSWYTQQGETSWFSPLEEDVAMWLFVSTYSDQDCCQNPISTSSSFDIHTARSWRLALVMKNSINFGSPLDIRICGIGVSCGYGIVGTNEGVVYMWELSKGSKLDTLHHFQDGHVACVATDNSRGALGVAGGGQLLLYLHLAELDSD; encoded by the exons ATGGCGAAGACTCGAAGAGGTGAGAAAGCAGCGAAAGCAGAAGCTGATGACAGTGGCGATGGCCTCGAAATAATCTCCGTCGGTTCACTCTACAAAGGAGCATGGGACAAGAAGTATTGGACTACCTCTAGG GGAAAAGATCGGTATCCATATCCTGTTGGTTATCAGGCTGTTCGAGCTTACAATGGGATCACTTTTAAGATGGAAATTTGTGAAGGTGTCAATGGCCCTAGATTTTTG ATCTCTTCTGATGATGGGAGTTCATGTTCTGGGAAAACGCCTGACCAACCATGGGAGGAATTTCAGAAGAAAAGTTGCCCCCGCATCAAGATTTGGCATGGAAAGAGACTTTCACCTAGGATGGATGGCTTGGAG TTTTTTGGGTTCAAAAATCAGTCTATCCAGAGGTTGCTCCGTGAACTGGTAACAAATGTAAATGAAATAGCAGAACGGAGCTTGGTATCCCCAAACACCTATGAGGGGGTTGCTAGAGCAGATCATGATGATTGCTGCCCAAATGTAGGCACATATCCTGATTTACTACTTTACCTCGGAAAACCACACGTTACAAGGAAGAGAAGCAGATGTgaactcaaaaacaaaaaattaaatgtacGAGCTAGACCTCAGTCTCCAGAATTCATATGTAGTGAACCTTCAAATGTAAAGAACGAGAAGAGTTGTGGTCAGGGGAGTTCTACAACCCATTATGGTTCAGAAGTACCTGAGGTCCACAATCATATAAAGAATCGTCTTGAAATTTCTAATAATAAAGAAGTGGGAGCTATGCCTTCTGAAGGGACAACTGGTTTTCTCTTTTCTGAAAGTTGCAGGGCTAAAGAACTAACTGAAAACTTGTCCACAGAAGAACCT CTTCATAGGTCGCGTTATGTGGAGTTGAAGATGTCTAATTTGTTGGTGAAATCAGAAGACAATAAACTAATGCAGTCACATTCTAAGGAGTCTGTAGGTTGTATTGACATTGATCTGTGTGCTCCTGATACCCTAGATTTTGTGCAAG AAAATACTCTTGATTCTGGCCCAAGTGAACCAGATAAAAATGCTTACATTAAGACAGCTTGTGAGATCACATCTGGAGAATTGTTAAATGCAGAGCATGAAAAAGTGGTCAAATCTAATTCAAATCGCTCTGAAAAAGGTGACTTTGGTTCAGCTGGCCATGATGTAGCAAACTCGATGATGTCACTTCTGCTTCCTCAGGCAGTTCCTCTACTGAGGTCTGTTTCAACAGATAAGGAGCTTATCATTAGTCCTGCAGATATGCCACCTTCTCAGGTCAATTCGAAGGACGAACATGATAAAGTCGGACATAGTTTGGAAGTAGCCTCATCTG ATGTAATAATGATAGAGGCTGCACAGGTGGAACATGGAGAGACGATACATGGGCATACAGACCCACATTCAGACACTCCTAATTCTGAACATATGAAGTGTATCGTTCCTGACAGTTTTGAATATAGTCAATGtgataattataaaactaatcaGGAAATGTTATCTACTGATCTTGCTGAAGCTGGTAGATCTAGTTTCAATATAGAAGTGTGTTCTCAGCAGTTTATTGGTCATGACATGCCAAACATAACATCCACAAGTCATGCTTCTGTGATGGACTTTGAAGACATTCCTCAGAATTTTGATGTATGCATTCCTGAATCTGTTCTAGATGACATGTCTCTTGAGGATCGGGTTAGTTCTGGAAGAAGGGAGGATAAGTATATAGATGTGAAAGAAAATTCAGCACATGTTAGTCTCAGTTATGCACAAAAGGACTCTCCAACTGCTCAGGATTTTACTGGAG GTGTTAGCAATGCATTCTCTGGGGACAAATTTAAACTTTCTACTCCTCAAATGTCTACTACCAAAGACACTTTACATTCCTCGGAAGTTATTCtagtaaacaattcaaatgataAACAACGTGAACCAGATGAGGCTGCAGGTTTGTGTGTTCAAACACCTCAAACTTGTAGGGATGTTCTGATTGGACATAGTAATCTAGTGGAACAAAGCCTAGCAACATCTCAGAATCCAACCCCGTTTGCTGAACAAAATAAGTGTCTTGGTACCAAAGAAGCTCAATTAATTTCAGAACCAATGCCACTGCAAAACGAGGAACTTAAGAGTAATATGGGAAGCAGTGTTAAGTTTGTGGGATGTTACTTGCACCCAATGCCTGTTTCATCATTATTTTTGAGCACAAGAGAGGATGAAGTCCATGTTTGTGTCTTATGTGGCCAACTGACAGATCAGTACAGGACCTTGTTTACTTACAAGGTAGCCATTGCTGGACCAACACTAGGATGCCCTTCTGTCATGGCTCACAGCTCAATACTGTTACCCGATCCAAAACATATGTTCATAAAGGAT ACTCTGGTGGAAACATCTGGGGTGCAGTTGACTCCTGGTGGACAGTATATTGTCTTAATAGGCAGCATAAAGACCCCCAATTGCAG GGAAGGAAAAATTGATTGTTCTTGCTCAAAATGTACATCAGTCTTGTATGAGAAGAATGCATTGAAGATTGTCCAAGTAGAACACGGTTATGTATCAGTTGTAACAACATTGAAAACGGTTGACAATGCGCATTGTATATTGGTGTGTGAACCTAACCGACTTGTTTCTGTTGGAGAGAGTGGGAAACTGCAGGTGTGGGTCATGAATTCAAATTGGAG TGAAAAAACAGAGCACTTCATTGTTCCAGCTGATGGCACGGCATCTCCTGGCATTGTGGAGTTGAAGAAGGTTCCTAAGTCTACTCATTTAGTTGTTGGTTTTACTAGCTATGGGGAATTTAGTTTATG GGATATTGCAAATTGTAATTGTGTAGCAAGATTCTCCGCTATAAAAAGTCCAATAAATGAGTTCTTTCCAATAAGCTTGTTCCAGTGGAAAACAAAAGACTCAGGTACTCACAGCTATGCCAGCATGGAGGAGCAGGCTGATAAACTTTTAAAAGCAACCAATTCGTGGTACACACAGCAAGGAGAGACCTCTTGGTTTTCACCATTAGAGGAAGATGTTGCTATGTGGCTTTTTGTCTCGACTTACTCTGATCAGGATTGTTGCCAAAATCCTATTTCAACTTCAAGCAGTTTTGATATACATACAGCTAGAAGTTGGAGGCTTGCACTTGTAATGAAAAATAGCATAAATTTTGGAAGTCCCTTGGATATAAG